The Ancylobacter sp. WKF20 genome contains a region encoding:
- a CDS encoding ABC transporter substrate-binding protein, with product MSRHSRAGWIAGLALTAGLAGAALAQSGSIVFTSWGGTTQDAQKKSWAVPFTKETGITVKQDGPTDYGKLKAMVESGNVSWDVVDVEADFAAAAAKDGLIEPIDFAIVKRADLDPRFVTDHAVGSFYYSFVLGFNPASLGGKAPKGWADVFDTKAFPGKRTFYKWAAPGVLEIALLADGVPADKLYPLDLDRAFKKLDSIKKDIVWWGTGAQSQQLLASGEAPIGQFWNGRIFALQQSGEKVGLSWEQNLTAADMLVVPKGSKNKEAAMKFIAEATSPEGQASFATESGYAPVNVKSAALMPKDVAANLPDKHTGSQINLDMGYWAAHRDEIGKRWYAWQAQ from the coding sequence ATGTCACGCCACTCCCGCGCCGGCTGGATCGCCGGCCTCGCCCTCACGGCCGGCCTTGCCGGCGCCGCGCTCGCCCAGTCCGGCTCCATCGTCTTCACCAGCTGGGGCGGCACCACGCAGGACGCCCAGAAGAAGAGCTGGGCCGTGCCCTTCACCAAGGAAACCGGCATCACCGTCAAGCAGGACGGCCCGACCGATTACGGCAAGCTGAAAGCCATGGTCGAGAGCGGCAATGTCTCCTGGGACGTGGTCGACGTGGAGGCCGATTTCGCCGCCGCCGCCGCCAAGGACGGGCTGATCGAGCCGATCGACTTCGCCATCGTCAAGCGGGCCGATCTCGACCCGCGCTTCGTCACCGACCATGCGGTGGGCAGCTTCTATTATTCCTTCGTGCTCGGCTTCAATCCGGCGAGCCTCGGCGGCAAGGCGCCGAAGGGCTGGGCCGACGTGTTCGACACCAAGGCCTTCCCCGGCAAGCGCACCTTCTACAAATGGGCCGCGCCCGGCGTGCTGGAAATCGCCCTGCTGGCCGACGGCGTGCCGGCCGACAAGCTCTACCCGCTCGATCTCGACCGCGCCTTCAAGAAGCTCGACAGCATCAAGAAGGACATCGTCTGGTGGGGCACCGGCGCGCAATCGCAGCAGCTTCTCGCCTCGGGCGAGGCGCCGATCGGCCAGTTCTGGAACGGGCGCATCTTCGCGCTCCAGCAGAGCGGTGAGAAGGTCGGCCTGTCCTGGGAGCAGAACCTGACCGCCGCCGACATGCTGGTGGTGCCGAAGGGGTCGAAGAACAAGGAAGCGGCGATGAAGTTCATCGCCGAGGCGACCAGCCCCGAGGGGCAGGCGAGCTTCGCCACGGAGAGCGGCTATGCCCCGGTCAATGTGAAGTCCGCCGCGCTGATGCCGAAGGACGTCGCCGCCAACCTGCCCGACAAGCACACCGGCTCGCAGATCAATCTCGACATGGGCTACTGGGCCGCCCATCGCGACGAGATCGGCAAGCGCTGGTACGCGTGGCAGGCCCAGTGA